A region of the Melanotaenia boesemani isolate fMelBoe1 chromosome 6, fMelBoe1.pri, whole genome shotgun sequence genome:
AACATTTAGCGTTAAAACAAGAGATGCTATTTTTATGCAAACGACTGATGAATCCTTTTGttaaaaaagctgtaaaatcaaAATTTTCCAAAAGATGGGGACTCAAGTGTGAGACTCTGATTCGTGATTTGAGACTCGTAAAcaattgtaattatttttctttctctctgtctgatcTCTTGTCTGTTGTCTGTGTTGTGTGCTCTCATTTCCCCAACACAGCTGttttgggtattaaaaactaaataaaagaggACCAATATAAGAGCAGGAAAAAGGCAACGTCTGTGATAAATAAATCCAGCgcatccaccttaaaacacacctggagaagcagcattttggCCCTCCTCTCTACATTCAGGGAAAAAATGCTATGAACTGCAGTATTAATTTGAAAATTTCTATGTGGGTCCCGATGGATTTTTGTACATGTTAAAAATGCTTGGATAAGATATATAAAgagcatatttactaatctaaataaatttccatgcaaaaaaaactcccaaaaagccagaggagagggacagagcatttgtcagtttaagctcAAGATCAGTACTGTCactaaatgctggtagataaagggattttaaattttttggatattataatgcagtctTCTAAGTAGACCAGACAGCAAGCATAGcatggcagattactcattacaactaaagtgactTGAgatttgacttggacttgaggtcaaagacttgagacttgacttgcaAAGAAGAACTTGTGAACAACTCTGCTGCCCACAGTGCACAGCCACAAAATACATAATAGATGTGACAGTACTCACCCTTTCACCTTTGAACTTTTTTTGCCAGGTTGCCGTGGTTCCTGAGAGGAAGCAGGGTCTCGCGGCTCGGCTGGCTGATCTGCATCCTGATTCGAGGCGGCACCAGCGGGGGCGGGGCCTGATGATGGAGAAGCAGCGCTCGCCTTTAGCGTTTTCTGTAGATTTGAGACCTGATGCAAAAACCAAAGAGATAAAAAACCTTAAgttttaagattaaatttatatatatatatttcctgtCTTAAAAACTAGtgacaacattaaaaccactgacagaTGAACAACATTCCACATCATATTACAATGCAGTGTTCTCCTGGGTAATGAGAGGTCCCAACATTCAGGTGCATGCTAATTTGACTTCAACAGCGACCATGCTTCAGTCTAATCTTCCCAGCTGCAGCATAAAAGCTGCTCAGCTTGAGACATGACAAACAAACAGGTGATGGAATTTAAATGATCCACAGCCAATGCTCCAATGCCAAACAACAGGGCAACTTAAGAGGTGGGTCATAGCTGTTGTGGCCATATAATGAGAACCTACACATTAGGCAGTTAGTGCTAATCCATTTATAAATGCTGCAAAAGATTTTTCATGCTGTAACTGTTGTTGTTAACCCTGGTTATTAATTTAGAGGTAGCAGTGCCAGATTATACCAAAAAATAGTCAATTAGTGATTTTTCTGGTTTACAGTATGTTTAATCCACCATGCTGCTGAAGACCTTGAGCTGACTGATAAGTAGAATATGTAGTGATTGTAGGTTGTTCAGACAATGATACTAAGAGGATGcagatttttatattaaatacagTTTTCAGATTTTAGAATGACAGATGTGAAGGCTCGTATTTCCTAATGAAAAATGTAGCTATATGCGTTAAGAAGTAATTTGAGGATGAAAGACACTGACAAGCATCATAGAATTTACAGATAAATCACAGTCTAATCAGTTTTTGATCTCTCTTAAGATTCAGACCTCTAATATGGCCCAAGGTTATCCTTTATTTAACACAACACCTTTGAGTTTCTGCAACTCTTTTGATCAAAATTCTTTCATAGATGACTATGACCTGAGAAGATGCCCTGATAAATTTATCGAAGTCAAGATAACTGAATCAATCAAACAGCACCAGTGATGTTGCTGTTAAATTTGGAAATAATAGTCATAAAGTTAtgtgacatgtttatttttggtaGCAGCTGCTTCAGCAGCTACTTGCAGGGTTGGAGTTACATCTtaggaaacaacagaaaaagagaagtgaaaataaataaaacatagaaTAAGTTGCGTGATACCTTACatatcacaaaagaaaaagcaaaaagtgCATTACCGAGGGATTTTAAAGTCTGTAATCAGACGGAAAGTTAAGAGCATGTAAAATGgcaaaaatagaaagaaaaaaaaagagaaataaatatgtagTCAAGATGAAACTAAAATACCACCAGCAGCCAGGAGCAAGAAACAGATGCAAAGGAGGAAAAGACATTTACTGaattttctggagaaaaagacagaactgTACACTGAAAGGATGAAGAACTCACTTCTGTTTCCACTTGGACTTTGACCTTTAGTTGGCTTTCTCTGTATTGGTTTGCCCTTGAAACCTGCTCCTCAATACCACACAGCACTGCCTCACAGCCTGTACACCTGTAAAAGAGTAAATGTGAAAGCCATGGAGGTAGACGGCTAGTTAGAACAAGGAAAATTGAGAGATTAACCTCAAGTGTGCGCACAGACACTTAAGAGCGGATACTGACCACTCCTGCAGTGTGTTGATTATGTTTGGGAGCTCGTTGGGGCCGAGGTCACGACCTACGCTGCAGTCTACCTCCACCTGCTGGTTCCTCTGGTCTAGTTTGCCCTGGATGATGTCACAGTAAACAGCCTCGATCAACAGGTCCTCCAGTTCTCGCACGTTCTTCAACTCAAGCTGCTGAAGGAGCAGCGAGTATGGCAGGCACTAGAATGTAgataaataaaggaataaagcAACTAAAACCTACATACCATactacttgtttttattttttataaaagtttagGAAAACTAGCAGTAAATCTGATTATACTTAAATGATTCAATGGAAAATGGctgaaaatgctaaaataaaaatgctcatTTGTCTTAATGTCACTGCCACTGTAAGAGGAAAGAAGTGTGAATTATATCCATCACTGGGCAATTAGAGAGCTCAAGCCCACATACAGGGACAGAAGTGACACGTGAAGGGGGCAGGAGTGAAAGGTGCAATGTTAATGGAAAGGGAGAtaaagcaaaaaagaagaaaaaagacaaggaCAGTTCTGGTTAGGATAATGAATCAATTATTTATCATATGCagtgaaagaaaagaacacaGGAAAAAGAGCAGTGTAGTTGGAAAGTGCAAAGGAAAAATGACTTAATAACATAGTCCTAATCATACACATGAAAGAGTGTgcatgaaatataaaatgagTAACCATTCCTTGTGAATCTGGAAGCTCATAATGCTGCTTTGCTTCTAATTTAGCTTACATAAATTCAGCCATAAGCTTACACTAACAGCAAATCTCACATGAACTTTAAAGACTGAGATCATTagccagaaaaaaacagcaaagtcatatttaaaaaaagaactattCATGTATCATTAATGTCATGGCTTGGTTTATGAAATCTGCAGCAATGTGGAAGCTGCATAAAATATGTCTCCTATTcttgagagaggaaaaaaatttttaaaaacagtggttCATGTCTAGGTTTATGTAAAAAACTGGAATAGGAAATAATGAACACACACCTTGAGGTTGGAAGCCAAACTGATGATCGACAGATGACGGagtttgtttctctgtgctgGGGTCAGCTCTGGAAGAGAAGCTGCTCTCTCTAAATCAGCAAACAAGAATGTAAAATGAGACACCCTGTGAATAATATACCAGAATAGCATTTAAGTTTTACTTTGGTGAGGGATCAGGAACAGCTGAGGCCACATTTTATATTGAAGTGTACTATTAGTGATTTGCAGGTCAGGGTGGTGCAGTGTAGGCAGTCCAAGAACAAAGTTAGAAGGAAACGAGGAGCAGGTCTGCCCCCAGTGACCATGTCTTCTGCTCCCCTGGTGACAGCTCTCCGATCCCCCTGAGACAGCAGTTCTGACAGCTCCTCTAAAAGCTTCACTACACAGCTCTTTCAAAGGAAACGTGCTTTCTGACAGCATGGCTCAGATGGGAGGGGAATATAATGAACAACACAATTTTTACAGGCTACTGGTTAATATTCAgcataaaattaaacataattaacATTCTACTTTTTGTTTAAGCTCACTGATACAATACACAGAGGAAATATTAAGTCACAAATGAtcagttttctgtctgtttgtgcAACTGTTGTGTTATTACACGTGGTGAAAACTTGCCTCCAGACAAAAAAAGTTCAGTAATTGTATCTGTTAATAAACTGCCTGCAGCATCTCATGTGAGAGCATCTCATTGACAGTTATACAATGCCTGCCTTGCTGCAAAGAAATACACCTCAATAAAAAGAGATGCAGGGCAACACTattacttatttacatattgcTGCTACTGCAATACCTTTATAGTCGCAGTAGGTTCCATAGGCAAAGAGGTTCAGGAGCCGGTACACTGGTGCATGGGGGCCGTTCTCCAGCTGTGGTTTGGAGGGAAGATGAAAGAGAAAGTGATCTGGTAGCATACAATAAGTAATGAAAACTAGGCAACTGTGTTGTATCTATGCATTGTGAGCAACTCTGAGGACAGGTCTTACTCTGAGTCAGTAAAGGTTAGAAGAGCGCACAAAGACTTGACTTTTTACAATATTCAAACATATTTTGATTAGTCTCAAGAAGATTGAACTCATATGTTAAATCAATATCTGTCtcttttaatataattaatagaTTTTTGATGCCTTCTCATATCACACCAACACTGCACTATTACAGGaattttaattacaaattaTTTTGCCTGCCACAAAACACACCTGGGGTGTGTAAGATTCCCACCAGGTGTGGCAAATGTTTTGTTAATGCAATTTTTTTGTAGCGCTAAGTGTTTACCAGAGCGCAGAGTGTAAATGGGCCTTGCTGCAGTTTGTCTGACTTCAATAATTATCATGCTGATTTTGACAAGTGCTGAACATGCACagcaagaaaaggaaaataaaatatttttgatgtACTAAACAACAAGCACGGCCCGAGAAGAGACTACCCTGGAAATGCAAACAAATCTTTTCCTGCAAAAGGGATACTGtatgtgaataaaatgtttctattaTTACTCCAACAAAGTATTCATTTTCAActcaaatacagaaatatatatgaataaaaacatgaggaaaatttATTTACTTGACTTCATTAACTCTATGCTGTTGGAACAGTGTTTTCAAACACAATatcagctgcagttttctgcaatGATGCCTGTTCATTTTACCAGCATGGACCCTTGTTAAGGTCGTTTAATAAAGGAGATCAAATACAACTTGACTGCTTAGCGTCTATAGGTGCACCAAATCCTTGCCAaatatttccatgtttctgGTGTTTAATCAATTATTTAAAGGACTAAACCTCAAGTCATGGaacaaagctgcagaaaaatctCATTCTCCTGTTACAAAGTATATTAATTTACAAAGTAAAAACTGCAACTAATTATGTTGTCTCATGCGAGTTCAACATGTAATGTATTCATCTGTGTGTAATGACTGTTTCAGGAACTGAATGGATTATGGTGACAGGGAGGGGAGTTAGGGTTTTGATCACTGAGGCAAAAATGAGCAAATCTGCCTTTTATCCACATAGACTAAATGACACATGTAGTTCTGTGGAGTTTAGAAACAAACTTGTGATGAAGCTACACAATCGGTGTGGTCATCTTCATCACTTATCTGTCAGAATATGCTTAGATGGATTAGGCTTTTATGCGTCTGATTAACTGTTGAAACaaggtgttttatttttcatccagGTCCAAGAAGACATCAAAAGACAAAGAGTCTAAAGGAAATAAAGCATGTAAGTGTTTACCTCTCTGACATTAGGCAGCTCCAGGATGCCAGAGAAAACGTAGAGGCCTGGGGTCTCCAGCAGAGAGCTGACAGCCTGGGCCAGGGCTGAACCTGACAGAGACAGGAGCTGCTCCACCTCCATCTGATGCAAGAGAACACCGGTAGCAAAAGACACAGATAGCAGGTCAGACAAGAGTCCTACAGCTAAAAAGGAGGGCAAGTTTGACATAAATCAAGGAAATACTGTCTTTTACTGCTTTAGCTAAACTACTTTATagacataataaaaaacaaatctcctaaaaaaaaaaaccctaataGGGTATTTTTAGGATATTTGTTGTACTATTGCTCTATTTATAAGAACAAAGACTCCACAGCAACTGTTTGTCATGTCATGTTAAAAGTCCAGCCACTTTTTGCCTGATGAAGAGGGACATCCTTTAAACATGCAACAGTACTCCCTCTCATTCAACAGCCAAGGACTCTTTGCCAAAGCACTTGTGCAGGTGCTAGCTGAGTAACAGCTCTGGGTAGCACCACTGTGGGCAACAAGTCGAGTGTATGTGAAGCAGAGCATGTTTATATTCATCAACAAATTCCCTGCAAGGAAACATGATGCAAATACAATTTGTGCTTAAGGCAAAAGCCGAGTAATTATCTAAGTAGTGAAATGAATCTGCCTCTGTTCCAAGCACACATTCACAATTTAGAAAGAGCATTCaagaaaaccaacaaaacagACGATTTCCTCCAATCAGTCAATCAACCAACCAATCAATCAATAATTTAACTGCAATGTTTTATACACACATTCTGAGTAttcaaatttatataaaaacaaataccaTTAAACACTGGATGCCAGTTTGATCCTACTTTCAAACAGTTCAGATGTGCCTGAACTGACTGACTATGTCTAATCCTTGTAGACACATCCTGGGATGCATCAGGATGGATTTATTATCTAAGGCCACTTCCTAAAATTAGAGACACAGAGTCTAGAAATCCATTGCTGTGCTCATACTTCTCTCCCTGCTCGTGCTGATGGCACAGacatattgtatttttataaatgtgatGCATTCAgattcacacatgcacatcttCCACATGCTGTCCCACCGGACCACCATCAAAGAGGGCCAAAGAGCATCTTAGCAGACAAGCTGAACAGATGAGCAGACATGTGTTCCAACCAAACAAATTAACCTACTGTGCATTTCAGACGTGGGGCCTCACATCATCTAAGGTATTTTTCAAAGTCAAATCAAGCTCTGAATCTGAAGCTTGATTGGATCCATCTGTATATTTTTTCCTGAAATTGAACAAAAGAACTGGGTCCACATCAATGACAGATAAGACAAGAAATCTGTGGACCTACTTAATCGATAATGTAAGATGTTTGTGTTCAAATttattgaatgaataaataaaaactgataaggTTTCTAAACGGCAAATAGATAGACTTTTTAATGATGAACGTGGTCAACAGCTTTATATCACTGTTATAATGTCCTCTCGGTTATTTAGCTTATTATGTTATCTTCTAAATAGTATAAAAAGTCATTTGTTACATCTACCCATGACAGTATCCTCTCTTGTCCTCTATGCAATACAACAGACCATaactaaaaatgtttgatttttttcttcttgctctTTTCCCTGTTATTTCTACACTGAGCTTTAAAGACTCAAACAGAACTTAAGAACTAAAAACTACAAAccaacaaaaaggaaaactaaactGGATTTGTCAGCCACAAAAGTCACTTAACAGTAAACTCTTCAATAGGCTCAATCCTAATAAGCAATAGTTTTGCATCTCCCTTTTCATGATTCTTTTAATCCAAAATGTACTCTGAAGATACTGCAAACCACTTCAAAGCCTTTTTAAACACCTAACAAGTTCAGATTCTTGGCAGAATTGTATGTCAAATGAGAGTTCTGCTGACATAAAACTCAAAGTcttaaattttaatatttcattcagTGCAAACATCAGATAGCTTTAATAAAGAGTTTTAACTAGTCAGCTGCATCAAAGCTTACTGTATAATGATTGCAGTTATCTTAAAGCTGCATAAGACCAAAAGTATTGAAGATGAACGTTAAGAAAGTAATTGTGTATGGGGAGTGTGGAGATTATTGCAACATCCGACTAAAGTGAGGACTATACTtgcacattttttataaataaataaaaggacaaCAATCCTTGTGTACAAGTATGGGAGAAGAATCAATTTATTGACTGAATTATGTCAGAATTCATTACACTAGGTGGAGAAATGCCCTCACTACAATGTAGCTGGTGGCAAATTGATACCACACTGAGACGTGCACGGGAACGTTTTTCAGTTCTGTAtatatttaaagcactttattGTGCAAGGAGAGGGTAAACGTAAAATCAGCCAGAAAGAGAGGCAGCTGGTTGCAAATGAAGCATGCAAGTAGACCTGGACCAGAAGCTCAGTTTTCAGGGGCAGATCACCTCATCCTTGTTACAGTCTGATATAGCTTCATGGTCCCCTTCTACTAGAGCAGTGATCACAGCAGAGCTCACAGATTTATGGAAGGAAAACACTGAACCAGCTTGTAAGAGGACTTAAGACAAGTATTATGAGCTTTCTGCAGCATGTGTGGCAGGACAGAAAGCATCCATTTGTCAAGTGGAGTTTGGATGCAGAGGCTTCCATGGGAAGGCTGTGGAAATATTTTTGAAAGCAGCCAGTCACCATTACAAGACAAAGAAGGGTGCTCACGGAGATGTTAGAAGAGGTACAGTAAGGACGTTTCTGGCTCTGTTTCAGAAAGACCGGCCACAAGTGGAACAAGCAAGAATCTAAGAGCCAGCTGCAGAGAGCTGTAAGGAGATGTCCCTACTGCAGTCCTTCCACCAAGATATGTTTTAGGGTTAAAGTGGTCCCACACTGACATTTCTATCTGCAAGCGGTCCAGTAACACTGGCAAAGTACAACATATGCATATACAGTACACATGTGTTTATCCCCTCTTTCCTTGTCCTCGCTTCAATTCCCATGAGCACTTCTGATGAATGTTCTTCTAGCTTGATTAAGTTGCAAAGGCCATCAAAGTTAATTGCCTCATCTATTTATCTGAATCCCACTAAACATATACTAACAAGTCAAAATTAATATtagcatttctttgctgaaactTCTTCAGTAAATATCAAGTATCCTGTCTACAAATAGTTCAAACACTGAGGGAGATATTACAACtgtaataaaactaagtaaaatgTGTCTTTCTGTAGGTATCACTTTTATAATGTggtcagaaaattaaaaaaacaacaaaaaaagaaaattagaaaaatctGAGCCAAAAGACAGAAAGTGAAACATGTTGAGGCATCCTTTAAATTCACAATTGTAGGTTAGTAAACAAATAATTCTAAAATTCAATAAAACGCctcaaacagatgagttttttttaagcGTACACATACAAGGAATCCACAAGTAATAAGCACTTAGTGACACATAGTGGGGTGGGTATGTGGTATTCAgccagtggttttaatgttgcaATAAGAACTAGTTCAATAAAAAGTAATTCATTACactaaaacaaaattagtttgCTTTGGCATTAaaattttcaaatcaaattcaAATGTAATAAATCAAAAACAAGGTTAATTGAGTGTTAGAGTTGTAATCATGTGTACAACATTTTTCTTAGGGTAAGAAGAAAACATGGTGTTTACATTCATAGGTCATGGTGTAAAACTGTTAGTTCAAATCATGCCAATTAGTGCTGATAATGCATAACGACATTAACCTTTAAAGTTGATCATTTCTAAACTTTTGCAAGAATAATAATTTTACAATCAGGTACAAAAATTAGGTAaccattttttgtttaatttaccaTTCAATGGCAGTGGTGGAGTAAGCAATTTGGTTGCTTTGTATCGGTAGTGATTGCAAATGTAgttcatgttcagttcatttgcTATCACTAGATACAAAGcaaaggtttaaaaaataataataaaaaatacctAAAATTGGTGCCACTAAAAACAATTTTCAAACACTGACTCGAATatattcactttaaaaaaaaaaaaaaaaaaaaatcttgaaccCTTACGTTTTCATAGCTTTCAGATATGACTGAAATCACCTTTAAGAGACAGTTGTGGCAGACTTGAAAATCgattgtggttttttttttttttttgcacgtTGGTTTGAATGCATcgtttgttaaaaataaacagcacatAACCCACCaccccacccacacacaaaaaTCAACGACATTATGAAATGTCAGCTTAAAAGACGTTACGTTTCTTGTATGCTAATAATAAATACTTTAGACAAGCTCACACAGGCAAACTCCCTGCCCCTGCACTTACGTTAGCTACAGTGCTAAATCACCGGTATAACGATAGTGAGGCTAATGCCCTTACATAACAGCTACGGACAAATGAAAACGCCAAAGCAATAGCTAATTGTACATAACGCTATATGATTAAGATATCTGACTGTTTTAAATGGAGACTTCATCTTAATGTATCCACTAATTATTTGCCAAGCTCAATGTGTCGTGCTAACTCTTTTGCTAACGGCTATATAACCGCAAGGCTTCGTTTAACAGTTGACGTTAGGCCTCACTTAATTTTAAGCctttttaactgattaaataATACCGCAACATTGCACGAATGATCGGGAAAAAAGC
Encoded here:
- the cops7a gene encoding COP9 signalosome complex subunit 7a gives rise to the protein MEVEQLLSLSGSALAQAVSSLLETPGLYVFSGILELPNVRELENGPHAPVYRLLNLFAYGTYCDYKERAASLPELTPAQRNKLRHLSIISLASNLKCLPYSLLLQQLELKNVRELEDLLIEAVYCDIIQGKLDQRNQQVEVDCSVGRDLGPNELPNIINTLQEWCTGCEAVLCGIEEQVSRANQYRESQLKVKVQVETEVSNLQKTLKASAASPSSGPAPAGAASNQDADQPAEPRDPASSQEPRQPGKKSSKVKGLRGSGKIWSKSN